The genomic stretch GACCGCTGCGCCGGCGCCGACCGTCGCGCCCACCCGCGTCGAGAAGCCGGTGAGCGCGCCGGTGAAGGCCGCCTCGGCACCGGCACCGGCACCGGTCAAGCCTGCCCCGGTCAGCACGACTGTCGCCGCCGCGCCGGCGTCCAAACCGGTCGCCGCGCCTGCCCACGACGACGACTGGACCTCGTTCTGATCGACGGGCCGGCGCCCCACTGCAGGGCCAGCGCCGGACCATCGAGCACCCCACGACCCAGGGCCGCCAACGCGGCCCTGTTTTTTTTCCGTCTCCAGGTGCTGCCGCCGGCCGGCTTGCCCGCGGGCGGCAAACCAGGGTTAGTCCCAACTCCGGAAACCCGCAGCGCCGGGCTCGATCCCTCAAGAAGCGGCATCGGACCGTCGATATTTCTCAAGACCGCCGTGATGGTCTTGTCGACAATTCGTTGTCAGCGCTCGCTCGGGCCCCGCAGGGCCCGAGGTCCACGCAGATGCCATCGGGGCGGTTTCGACACGCCCAAAGCCGCCGCCCGCGGCTCGAATCTCGCGAGGACCAAGGAGACGAACAATGAACTACATCCAACGCTTCAAGAACACACGCATCTCGACCCGGCTCGCTGTGGCGTTGGGTCTGCTGATGACGCTGATGGTGGTGGTCAGCAGCTACAGCGTGAAGAAGCTGTTCACCACCACCGCCGTGCTGGAGCAGCTCTCCAACGAAGAGTGGAAGCTGATGCGCATGACCGGCGAGTGGAAAGCGTTGGTCGAGATGAACGTGATGCGGGTCGCCACCCACTCGCGACTGGGCACCGGAGACTATCCCGACCAGCTGATGAAGGACTACGACGCCGCCTCGGCCGTGGTCGAGAAGCTGCAGAAGTCGGTCGAGTCCGCCCTCACCACCGACGAGATGCGGGCCGAGTTCAAGAAGATCGACGCCCTGCGCCAGCAACTGCAGGCAGCGGCACCGCGCATCAAGGCGTTCCGCGACCAGGGCGATTACGTGGCACTCGAAGGTCTTCTCAACGGCGAGTTCGAACAGGCGCGCAAAGCCTATCTCGGCGCCATCGTGGGTTTGCAGGAGATGGCGATCAAGCGCGCCGAGGCCGCGTCGCATGCGGCGGTCGAGCAGACGCGTGCCGCCGGTCTCGTCACGGTCGTGCTGGTCGCGCTCAGTTTGCTGTTCGCCGGCGCTTTCGGCTGGTGGATGAGCGGCTCGATCTCGCGCCCGATCCGCAGCCTGGTGCAGCATGCACGCTCGATCGCGCAAGGCGACCTGTCGCACAGCCTCGCGATCGACTCCGGTGGCGAGGCCGGTGAACTGCAGCAAGCACTGGCCGAGATGCAAGAGGCCTTGCGCGGCATGGTCGCGCAAGTGCGCCATGCCACCGACAGCATCACCACCGCCAGCAGCGAGATCGCCAGCGGCAACCAAGACCTGTCGCAGCGCACCGAACAGGCGGCCAGCAACCTTCAACAGACCGCGTCGTCGATGGAGCAGCTGACCGGCACCGTGCGCCACAGCGCCGAAAGCGCCGAACAGGCGTCGCAACTGGCCACCTCGGCGACCTCCGCGGCGCAGCGCGGCGGCAGCGTGGTCTCGCGGGTGGTCTCGACGATGGACGAGATCAACGCTGCCTCCAAGAAGATCGCCGACATCATCGGCGTGATCGACGGCATCGCCTTCCAGACCAACATCCTGGCGCTCAACGCCGCGGTGGAGTCGGCCCGCGCCGGCGAACACGGCCGCGGTTTCGCCGTCGTGGCGAGCGAGGTGCGCAACCTTGCACAGCGCTCCGCGGCAGCCGCGAAGGAGATCAAGACGCTGATCGGCACGTCGGTCGAAAAGGTCGAGGGCGGCGCCAAGCTGGTGGCCGACGCGGGCAGCAGCATGCATGAAATCGTCGCCGCCGTGCAGCGTGTGACCGACATGATCGGCGACATCGCCGCCGCGGCCCGTCAGCAAAGCTCAGGCATCGGCCAGGTGAACCAGTCGGTCACCCAGTTGGATCAGATGACACAACAGAACGCGGCGCTGGTCGAGCAATCCGCCGCCGCAGCCGAGAGCCTGAAGGACCAGGCACAACGCCTGGCCGGAGTCGTGGCCCAGTTCCGTCTGGAGCGGGCGACGACGGCCGCGACCTGAAACGTAGGCTCAAGCGAGCACGGATTACGCCGATAAGTCGCACATACCTCTCGTGTTGCGCGCCCCGAGCGGGCGCGCAGCAGCTTCAACCCAGACCACATCTTCTCAGCAACATCATGGGCGCCACCGAAGGCTTCACCACCGAAACCACCAGCCGGCCTCGCGAGTACCTGACCTTCCGCCTCGGCCAGGAAGAGTACGGCATCGACATCCTGAAGGTCCAGGAGATCCGGTCCTACGAGCCGCCGACGCGCATCGCCAATGCGCCGTCCCACGTCAAGGGCGTGGTGAATTTGCGCGGCGTGATCGTGCCCATCGTCGACCTGCGCATCCGCCTCAACACCGCCAACTGCGACTACACCAACTTCACCGTGGTGATCGTGCTGCACGTGGCCAACCGGGTGGTGGGCATGGTGGTGGACGGCGTCAGCGACGTGCTCGAGGTCGCCGCCGAGAACGTGCGCCCGGCACCCGAGATCAGCTCGGCGGTGGACGCGGGCTGCATCACCGGGCTGGCCCAGGTGGGCGAGCGCATGCTGATCCTGTTGAACATTGAACAGTTGATGACAGACCCGGCGATGGGTTTGATCGACTGACACTGGAGTTCGAGATGCAACTGATGCGACTGATGCGGGCCTTCGACATCCGCACCCGCATGATCGGCGCCATCCTCGTGGTGCTGGTGCTGCTCGCCATGGTCGGTGGCGCCGGCCTGCTGGGGATGTACCGGCTGCAGGCCTTGAGCGACGACTTCATCCACACCGCTGCCACCAAGACCCAGACCCTGGGTGCCTTGCGCGACGCGATGGGCATGATGCGCAGCCACCAGAAGGACATGATCATCAACTACGAGAGTGCCGCCGCCGTGCGTACCTCTCGCGGGGCCTGGCGCAAGAGCTACGCCGACGTCCAGGCGCAGCTGCAAAAAAGCTTGAGCGGCAAAAGCACGGACGACAAGCTGGTCGGCGAGATCGATCAACATCTGAAGGAATACGTCACCCGATTCGACAGCGTCGCCAGGCAACTGGAAGAGAACGCCTACGATTCGGCGACCACCGCCAACAAAGTGGCAGAGCCTGCCTACGCCGCCTACAACCAGGCCGAGTCACGCCTGGACGCGCTCGACAAGGCGCTGCAGGGCGAAGGCCAGGCCGCACAGCAGGCCAATGCGTCGGCGATGCAAGGCACCATCGTGCTGTTCGGCGCCGCGGTGCTGCTGGCCACGCTGGTCGTCGTGCCCCTGACGCTGCTGAACATGCAAAGCATCTGCACGCCGCTGCGCGAGGCCCAGGCGCTGGCGCATGCCATCGCCGGCGGTGACCTGACGCACTCGGTGCAGGTGGTAGGCCGCGATGAAGCGGCCCGGCTGCTCGAAGGCCTGGTGCAGATGCAGTCGTCGCTGCGCACGATGGTCGAGAAGGTGCACGTCACCAGCGAGAGCATCTCCACCGCATCGAGCGAAATCGCCTCGGGCAACCACGACCTGTCGGCCCGCACCGAACAGACCGCGTCCAACCTGCAGCAGACCGCCTCCTCGATGGAGCAGCTGACCGGGACCGTGAAGCAGTCGGCCGACGCCGCCCGCCAGGCCAACCAGTTGGCAGCGTCGGCGAGCGAGGTCGCGGCCAAGGGTGGCGCCGTGGTGTCGGAGGTGGTCGCGACGATGGACGACATCAACGTCGCGTCGAAGAAGATCGCCGACATCATCGGCGTGATCGACGGCATCGCCTTCCAGACCAACATCCTGGCGCTGAACGCGGCGGTCGAAGCCGCCCGCGCCGGCGAGCAGGGCCGCGGCTTCGCGGTGGTGGCCGGCGAGGTGCGCAACCTGGCACAGCGCTCTGCCCAGGCCGCCCGCGAGATCAAGAGCCTGATCGCCGCCAGCGTCGAGAAGGTCGAAGGCGGCACGCGGCTGGTGCAGACGGCCGGCACGACCATGCACGACATCGTGGGGTCGGTGCAGCGAGTGACGGACATCATTGCCGAGATCAGCGCGGCCGCCGGCGAGCAGAACGACGGCATCGGCCAGGTGAACCAGGCGGTTGCCCACCTCGACGAAATGACGCAACAGAACGCCGCACTGGTCGAGCAGTCGGCGGCTGCGGCCGAGAGCCTGAAGGACCAGGCCCACCGCCTGTCCGACGTGGTGCGCGCCTTCAAGCTGGAGCGAGCCGAAACGCTCACCGAGGCTTCCTGACACCGGGCGCAGCCGCCCGCCGGCGGCACCGCCCCTGTGCTGCACTGCCCCCCAGGCGCCCCGCGCGTCTGGGGGGTTTTCACTTCAGCACGACCTGCCTGCGGGGGGCCT from Caldimonas brevitalea encodes the following:
- a CDS encoding methyl-accepting chemotaxis protein, which produces MNYIQRFKNTRISTRLAVALGLLMTLMVVVSSYSVKKLFTTTAVLEQLSNEEWKLMRMTGEWKALVEMNVMRVATHSRLGTGDYPDQLMKDYDAASAVVEKLQKSVESALTTDEMRAEFKKIDALRQQLQAAAPRIKAFRDQGDYVALEGLLNGEFEQARKAYLGAIVGLQEMAIKRAEAASHAAVEQTRAAGLVTVVLVALSLLFAGAFGWWMSGSISRPIRSLVQHARSIAQGDLSHSLAIDSGGEAGELQQALAEMQEALRGMVAQVRHATDSITTASSEIASGNQDLSQRTEQAASNLQQTASSMEQLTGTVRHSAESAEQASQLATSATSAAQRGGSVVSRVVSTMDEINAASKKIADIIGVIDGIAFQTNILALNAAVESARAGEHGRGFAVVASEVRNLAQRSAAAAKEIKTLIGTSVEKVEGGAKLVADAGSSMHEIVAAVQRVTDMIGDIAAAARQQSSGIGQVNQSVTQLDQMTQQNAALVEQSAAAAESLKDQAQRLAGVVAQFRLERATTAAT
- a CDS encoding chemotaxis protein CheW; amino-acid sequence: MGATEGFTTETTSRPREYLTFRLGQEEYGIDILKVQEIRSYEPPTRIANAPSHVKGVVNLRGVIVPIVDLRIRLNTANCDYTNFTVVIVLHVANRVVGMVVDGVSDVLEVAAENVRPAPEISSAVDAGCITGLAQVGERMLILLNIEQLMTDPAMGLID
- a CDS encoding methyl-accepting chemotaxis protein, giving the protein MQLMRLMRAFDIRTRMIGAILVVLVLLAMVGGAGLLGMYRLQALSDDFIHTAATKTQTLGALRDAMGMMRSHQKDMIINYESAAAVRTSRGAWRKSYADVQAQLQKSLSGKSTDDKLVGEIDQHLKEYVTRFDSVARQLEENAYDSATTANKVAEPAYAAYNQAESRLDALDKALQGEGQAAQQANASAMQGTIVLFGAAVLLATLVVVPLTLLNMQSICTPLREAQALAHAIAGGDLTHSVQVVGRDEAARLLEGLVQMQSSLRTMVEKVHVTSESISTASSEIASGNHDLSARTEQTASNLQQTASSMEQLTGTVKQSADAARQANQLAASASEVAAKGGAVVSEVVATMDDINVASKKIADIIGVIDGIAFQTNILALNAAVEAARAGEQGRGFAVVAGEVRNLAQRSAQAAREIKSLIAASVEKVEGGTRLVQTAGTTMHDIVGSVQRVTDIIAEISAAAGEQNDGIGQVNQAVAHLDEMTQQNAALVEQSAAAAESLKDQAHRLSDVVRAFKLERAETLTEAS